The following is a genomic window from Procambarus clarkii isolate CNS0578487 chromosome 52, FALCON_Pclarkii_2.0, whole genome shotgun sequence.
ACACTGCACTAGTCACTTCACTCAACGCTGCACTTGCCGCTGCTCTCAACACTGCACTCAACGCTACTCACAACGCTGCACTCAATGCTACACTCAACGCTGCACAAAATGCTGTATGCAACGCTGCACTCGTTGCTCACTCACCGCTGCACTCGTTGCTCACTCACCGCTGCACTCAACGCTGCACTGATCGCTGCTCTCACCGCTGCACTCAACCTGCACTCAGTGCTGCTTTCAACGCTGCACTCAACGCTGCACTCAACGCTGTGCTCAACGCTGCCCTCAATGCTGCACTCGTTGCTCACTCACCACTGCACTCAACGCTGCACTGATCGCTGCTCTCAATGCTGCACTCAACGCTGCATTCATCGCTGCTCTCAACGCTGCATCCAACCCTGCACTCAACGCTGCCCTCAACGCAGCACTCGTCGCTGCACTCAACGCTGCACTCATCGCTGCTCTCAACGCTGCACTCAACCCTGCACTCAACCCGGCACTCAACGCTGCACTCAACGCTACACTCAACGCTGCACTCAACGCTGCCCTCAACGCTGCACTCGAGGCTCTCTCACCACTGAACTCAACGTTGCACTCAATGCTGCACGCAATGCGGCACTCGTCGCTCACTCAACGCTGCACTCAACGTTGCTCTCAACACTGCACACAACGCTGCATTCAACGCTGCACTCAACGCGGCACTCAACGCTGCTCTCAACGCTGCACTCAACTCTGCACTCAACGCTGCTCTCAACCCTGCACTTAACGCTGCACTCGTCGCTTCATTCCACGTTTAACTTATACTGCTCTCAACGCTGCACTCAACGCTGCATTCAATTTTGCACTCAACGCTGCTCTCAACGCAGTACTCAACGCTGCTCTTAACGCTGCACTCGTCGCTTCACTCCGCGTTGCATTCAACGCTTCGCTTAACGCTGCAGTCAACGCTGCTCTCAACGCTGCACTCGTTGCTTCATTCCACCTTGCACTCAACGCTTCAATTATTGCTGCAGTCAATGTTGCTCTCAATGCTGCACCCAAAGGTGCTCTCAACGCTGCACTCATCGCTTCACTCAATGCTGCACTTTACACTGCACTCGTTGCTTCACTCCACGTTGCACTCAACGCTGCACTCGTCACTTCACTCAATGCTGCACTTGTCGCTGCTCTCAACACTGCACTCAACGTTGCACTCAATGCTGCTCACAACGCTGCACTCAATGCTACACTCAACGCTGCACAAAATGCTGTATGCAATGCTGCACTCAATGCTACACTCAACACAGCACTCAACGCTGCACTCGTCGCTGCACTCAACGCTGCACTCGTCGCTCAGTCAACCCTGCACTCAACGTTGCACTGAACCCTGCACTCAACGCAGCACCCGTCGTTGCTCTCAACGCTGCACTCAGCACTGCACTCGTCGCTGCACTCAATGCTGTACTCAATGCTGCACTCATCGCTGCTCTCTCCGCTGCACTCAACCCTGCACTCAGCGCTGCTCTCAACGCTACACTCAACGCTGCACTCAACGTTGTGCTCAACGCTGCCCTCAACGCTGCACTCGTTGCTCACTCACTGCTGCACTTGTTGCTCACTCACCGCTGCACTCGTTGCTCACTCACCGCTGCACTGAACGCTGCACTGAACGCTGCCCTCAACGCTGCACTCGAGGCTCTCTCACCACTGAACTCAACGTTGCACTCAACTCTGCATTTGTCGCTGCACGCAACGCGGCACTCGTCGCTGCACTTAACGCTGCACTCGTCGCTAACTCAACGCTGCACTCAACGTTGCTCTCAACACTGCACACAACGCTGCATTCAACGCTACACTCAACGCGGCactcatcgctgctctcaatgCTGCACTCAACTCTGCACTGAACCCTGCACTCAACGCAGCACCCGTCGTTGCTCTCAACGCTGCACTCAGCACTGCACTCGTCGCTGCACTCAACGCTGTACTCAATGCTGCACTCATCGCTGCTCTCGCCGCTGCACTCAACCCTGCAATCAGCGCTGCTCTCAACGCTACACTCATCGCTGCACTCAACGCTGTGCTCAACGCTGCCCTCAACGCTGCACTCGTTGCTCACTCACCGCTGCACTCGTTGCTCACTCACCGCTGCACTGATTGCTGCTCTCACCGCTGCACTCAACCCTGCACTCAGCGCTGCTCTCAACGCTGCACTCGTCGCTGCACTTGTCGCTGCACCCAACGCTGCACTCGTGGCTGCATGAGCGGCAGCCTGGTGCAGTAAGTGAAGTGTTAAAGCTGTTTATCTTACCTTCACACCCAAGCCTCAGCCAGTGTCTCCTGGCGGTCGGCTCCCTCTGGTGCTCTTCACGCTCCCGCCTACtcttcttctttctcctctcctcttcttcttcctcctcctcctctccttcatCTCCTTCCTCTACGTATTCTCCCTCTTCTCCGTCCTCTTCTCTTTCTTCCTCctatccttcctgtcctcctaccTCTTCTCCTTCTTGCTCCTCTTCTTCTTGCTCCTCTTCTtcttgctcctctccttcctcttctcctTCTCTGCCTCCCCATCCTGTTGGTGGCGCCCCAGCACCATACTCACCGcgtccaccaccatccccaccacccagATTATCGATAAGCAGTTGACACTGTTCCTCATGAGACTAGTGAACAAGAAGGAAAGGCAGATTGGGATGACTGGGAAAACACTATACTGGGTAAAGGAGTCCCTGAAGGACAGATAGATAACATAGTCAGAGAGGTTTCAAGCTGGAGGAACGTAACAAGTGAGGTCCCGCAAGGCACTGTCCTGGACCGCTGCGGTTCCTAATTCGTGTGGACGACCTACCCAAGCAAGTGAGCTCATACGATGAGAAATGAGCTGGCAAAGAAGATGAGAAATGTAAGAGCACAGGATTCCAAGATGTTACAGgaggaccttgacaaactccaAGAGTGGGCAAACAAATAGTTGCTGGAACAGCCATTTCTTTGTACAGTAAGGTAATGATGATGGGAAACAGAGACAAGAGATCTGGAGGcattaacaccatcaatggaatctttctctttttctaattCTTCAGGAAACGGAAAGAGATAAATATTTGTGGTTGGATGTAATTCCAATACTAATACCAGAGATACACGTAAACTGAATAACATTGTTAGCGTAATGGGAATCTGGTAAACAAAAGAAcatcgtttagaaacctaaatcgTGACTCTCTGTACCACTCTACACATTTGttggaccaatactggaatatgaagCACTGGCATAGAATCCGCATCTTGTTCAGCACGAAACCAAAATGTAAAAAgtctgtcggaaatccgacacacataataacataaaataaataaaataaataaatgtttattcaggtaaggtatatacatacaagaggttttacaaaaattgatggatttatagatagagctagtacatacaatgcctaaagccactattacgccaagcgtttcgggcaggataaACATtagagactaaaacttaatactaattgagattaaagtataaaatgtgttgagaacaattaaaaataaaaaagggggaacatggcagaaaaagcagcacaaatacaattaggtcgacaaacagcgttgtttaaaaaaacagacatgggttgacaatataggggtaaggtaggttacagggaatttattaggtagtgcttagattttatcttaaactggttgagagaggtacagtccttaacatgattgggaaggtcattccacattctgggtcccttgatttgtagagcatttctagtttgattaagtcgtactcttaaaatatcaaaactgtatttgtttctggtgtgatgctcatgggttctgttacaaccttcaatgaagcttttgaggtcaggactgGCATTACAGGTCAGCATTTTATATGAcgcacacatgagaggatgtgcagtaacttaatatctaaaatattcagagatttgagaaggggtaccgagtgatgtctggggccagagttggatattgtcctaatagcaactttgtgttgagtaattagaggacgtaaatgattttgggtagtagaaccccaagcacaaataccatagttgagatatggatagatgagggagtaatagagcgtcaccagggcagggcggggtacataatatctgatcttagaaagaatgccaacagtttttgaaacttttttgatatatttagaatgtgtccctggaaattcagcttgtggtcaatgagaacgccaaggaatttgccatctattttgttacaaatttgggtattgtttatcctgagatttatttgattagaggatttattgccaaacagaatatagaaagttttgtcaatgttaagggtgagtttgttggcagttagccaaagatggactttatttagctcagtatttactgtggcatttagagcaaggggggtcaggactggagtattaTTTTTCACAATGTTGTTTGCTAATTTTTTTCGCAAACTGTGGAATGTGTTCTTGTGCGCATTAGGACCATATGACTGATTCAGGTATTTTCATCCCCCTCACACATATTTAACACACATTTGAGCATTTGTtcgcccacccccccccccccccccccccaaaaaatacaGTTCAAGGAAATGCGAGCTTATTTATACCAATTTATAGATAAAAAAGAACTCAAAATttgtacaatttttatttatataaatgaatgTGTATATGCTTTTTTTTGTCATCTTAGGAAATAATCGGTTGAAGGACATGCAAAATAGCACATCTGCAAACAGGACAGTTTCTCGTAGATATGAGACAACTACTGCACATTACTATATGTCTGCAGGGCAGCAGTAAGACACTTAATGCATTATTTGAGCACACCTAACAGAAAATATTATCAGCCCAAGATGTCGGCATAGATATGTTCATCACACTTTCAACATGGGATGCTGCTTCAAAGTCTGTGGCCTCGTCACGAGTTTCAATTGCAGGCCCAGCAGCGTCGACAGCCATTTCATTCAACTtctattcaacagagcagaagaagttgttaacacacatggcaaaatcttactgaagcgaccatacaagtcataaatactcatattccgcccaagtaaaacagaaacaagcaacacttagtggaccagccagaggcttagggcccgcgcaggaatatccctgcaaaaaaaaaaaaatcaatttcaTTAGCGACAATAGTTGTCTCTTCCGCTTCTGTTTCAACAGAAGAAGTCAAACCCCGCAAACAAAGATTAGTGGCCATGAACCCGCTCATTAATCTTGCAACATCGACATCCATTTCATTAGCCGAGGCGACTGTTTCTACAGTAGAGGGCATAGATTGCCATTCCAGATGGGCAGGCTCGACCCTACCTTCAACATCCTCGTGATGAATTACCCTTAAACCCATCTGAGCTTTAGTGCTCTCTTCCATATACCACAACATTAATTCTATACATCTGGCCTCTGTAAGAAACAGCAATAAATCTTTGGTGCTTTTGAGATGTAGCCTTAAGGCCAGTCTCACAACGACATCAGGAAATCCAAAATATTCAATTAAAGTTGGAAAATACCCTAAACCTTCAATCAAACCAGTTAAAAGATGTTCATCTATGGGTTTTATAGTTCGACGCTGTGAAGATTATCTATCATTCTTAATGAACTGTGCATCCTTTTTTAATATTGACAGAGGTGCACTTTGGATACCATCGCACGTGCAGTGGCCAACATTCTCAGCTGGTTCTCAGTTTCGCAAAAAAATTCCACAAAAAAAGCAGCGCACGTGGTCACTTAAGCCtgtaaatttaagaaaaaaatattcccgttcgctattattattattattattattattattattattattattattattattattattattattattgttattattattgttattattattattattattattattattattattattattattattattattattattattattattattattatttatattattattattattattattattattatttatattattatttacattattatttatattattattattattattattattattattattattattatttatattattattattattattattattattattattattattattattattattatttatattattattattattattattattaatattatagctTACATTCAGCAATATTGTAATACAACATTGCACaaatctccacacacacacacacacacacacacacacacacacacacacacacacacacacacacacacacacacacacacacacacacacacacacacacacacacacacacacacacacacacacacacacacacacacaccgcatatGTAAGAATAATCTTACAGGAGTATGTAAGTACACCACACATGTAAGACCACATATGTATGGccactcctggagtatgcggtcccagcatggagcccgtaccttgtcaagcagaagacaatgctggaaaaagttcaaaggtatgccactaggctagtcctagaactaagaggcatgacttacaaggaaaggctgcgtgagatgcacctcacgacactggaaggcagaagagtaaggggagacatgatcactaactacaaaattctcagaggaattgacagggtagataagaatAAACTTTTTAatatgggtggtacgcgaacaagggaacacaggtggaaactgagtacccaaatgagccacagggactttagaaagaactttttcagtgtcagagtagttaacaggtggaatgcattaggcagaggtgtggtggaggctgactccatacacagttttaagtgtagatatgatagagcccaataggctcaggaatctgtacaccagttgattgacagttgagaggcgggcccaaagagccaaagctcaaccctcgcaagcacaattaggtgaattgagtacaattaggtgagtacacacacacacacacacacacacacatacatactgttacggtgccctctcctatttctttcgtttgcctgctttaagagtcatatcagctctccctactgattctctgaggttcagggagtctattgatatatgtggcgaccagaccggctgccagttaaggaagaaagttacattataagttgtaagtaaggggaaattggcgcccgccgtgacgtcaccgagtaccCCGGGTGGCGCCaatgtcagagttgacctgaccgtgaaggcgagaggacgcacctcggtcagctctcaaggatttgaggctctacaagccttacttagtggattagagctggctatcgcagcccatcttatgtattggagaccccgcgcttctgggaagcaaaaaggaaccaagtttattgagcaaaagagtgccaaacttggaaaatattcggcgacgacgctgggcggcgacgctggacgttgagggcctggaaaggtgtggcgggcaggcctagctgtgaccgggtcccatccactgagggttttggaaggacaacaccgttcctaggacaaagacaacgccttgtggaaggggcgagtgtgggaaaatagtgattagctcagtgcccatcgatgaaccaggattggggtagctgaatctcagggattggaacggcgacgacgcgaaggctccacgacacctgaggacccgtggaacgttcctggatcgtcaaggatcgactcaggaagcgtgggaacctcacaccatcgagggacaggcgtcgtgagccaggaatgtaaggtagatcattttccctcccattaccccttgtgtgagtaggctagataggccacaatattcactta
Proteins encoded in this region:
- the LOC138352163 gene encoding ice-structuring glycoprotein-like, with product MAAVNAALNAALNAALVAALNAALIVALNAAVNPALNAALNAALFAALNAALIAALNAALNPALNAALNAILNAALNAALNAALEALSPLNSTLHSTLHSSLHSTLHATRRSSLHSTLHSSLTQRSLNTALNAALIAALNAALNPAPNAALNAALIAALEALSPLNSTLHSTLHSSLHSTLHATRHSSLHSTMHSSLTQRCTQSCTRRFIPRLTHTALNTAFNAALNAALNAVLNAALIASLHVALNASLNAAVNAALNAALVASFHVSLVASFHVSLNASINAAVNVALNAVPKGALNAALIASLNAALYTALCCFQRCTQRCTQRCAQRCPQCCTRCSLTTALNAALIAALNAALNAAFIAALNAASNPALNAALNAALVAALNAALIAALNAALNPALNPALNAALNATLNAALNAALNAALEALSPLNSTLHSMLHAMRHSSLTQRCTQLLNAALNAALVASLRVAFNASLNAAVNAALNAALVASFHLALNASIIAAVNVALNAAPKGALNAALIASLNAALYTALVASLHVALNAALVTSLNAALVAALNTALNVALNAAHNAALNATLNAAQNAVCNAALNATLNTALNAALVAALNAALVAHTALVAALNAVLNAALIAALSAALNPALSAALNATLNAALNVVLNAALNAALVAHSLLHLLLTHRCTRCSLTAALNAALNAALNAALEALSPLNSTLHSTLHLSLHATRHSSLHLTLHSSLTQRCTQPPVVALNAALSTALVAALNAVLNAALIAALAAALNPAISAALNATLIAALNAVLNAALNAALVAHSPLHSLLTHRCTDCCSHRCTQPCTQRCSQRCTRRCTCRCTQRCTRGCMSGSLVQEQRDFQVAHVKWYTLDGNDTPTLDGTDTPTLDGTDTPTLDGTNTPTLDGNDTPTLDGNDTPTLDGNDTPTLDGNDTPTLDGNDTPTLDGTDTPTLDGNDTPTLDGTDTPTLDGIDTPTLDGTDTPTLDGNDTPTLDGTDTPTLDGNDTPTLDGNDTPTLDGIGKTAIQKLRC